A region of the Desulfomonile tiedjei genome:
CTTTGAAAGCGAAGAAGAGTTCAAAAAGGAACTCGAACAGTACATCTACTACTACAACAACCTAAGACCGCATCAAGCCCTAGGGGGGAAAACTCCCCTAGAATTCCTCGAGTCTTGTCCACGAATTACTTGACACGTACAATTGCGAGGGCGTCAAGCCCGAAGCAATCTCAGCGACGAGAGATTGCTTCGTCGCTTCGCTTCTCGCAATGACAGCTCACATAAAATGTTTTGCGAAAATAATAACGAACTGGTCACAACTCTTGCAGGAGCCGGGGAGCTATCGGGCGCCGCTCGCACCTCCCATTAGGCATCGGCCGTAGGAGGTTCCAATGATCTACATGCACTGTCGCATTCAAGTGGCAGATTTCTCGAAGTGGAAGGCGAAAATGGAAGCCGACGCCCGGGCACAGCGTGAAGCCGGGATGTATCTGAAGTATCTATGGCGTGGGGTTGAGGATTCGAACATTGCTTTCTTTATTCTCGAGGTCCACGACATGGATAAGGCACGGGCCTTTCTCAACCCGAAAGATGTGGCGAAAGCGAGCAAAACGGCCGGTGTATTAAATTTTCAGTGGCACTTTGTCGAGAGCGTCGAAATCAAGAATACCTGATGCCAATGCCTTGTCAAACAAGTGGCATTGGCTAAAGCCAGGCCTGGCCTCGTCAATTGTCATCGGGTGAGGGAACCCAAATTTCCTGCAGTGGGCGCCAACGATTCGCCCGCTGTCCCCTCCAATTAATACAGGACGATCTTCACCGGGCGAGCCAGAGTGATGAATTTCCCGTTTGGGGTCTCGCCTCTGGTTGTGGTTCCCACGTACATCTTTAGCGTATCCGCAAGCCTCTGCACCGAGCTGTTCAGCAGTCTGATACACCCGTGAGACTGGGCAGATCCTATGCTCCACGGCGAATCTGTCCCGTGGACACGGTAGCCTCCCGAATCCACCATTTGCATCGGAGGCGCCACCCAATCCAGGTCTTCAACTACATCCCCGTTTTTGTCGTCAAAGTTCTTGCCGGCCCTTTTCATGAACAGCGGCATCATGTGGCCTCCGTACACGGACCGGCTAGGCATTTGACCCCACGCCCAGTCTCGGTCGGGGGGTGGAATCCATATCGGGTGATCGTCGAAGATTCGCAGTAGGTAATAGGTCCCGCGGGGCGTGGGATATTCGGAAGACCCCAGGCCGGCCCTGCATGTAAAAAGCAGGCTCTTGTCCTCACCGTTTCTCATACCGTAGAGGCTGACGGTGTAGCGGCCCCGGTCAACCTCGATCACAAACTTTGAGAACAGGTGTACCGGATCACCTACGAGACGACCCGGCAATGAAAAGCCTTCCCAGAAGTCCAGCAGTGTCGCCCCTCCCTTATTGGCGGCCGGCACGCTTGGATTAAGGGACGCGAGTTTGGTCAACCCTTCGTTGAGAGGTCGCAACGACCTGATTCCCGGGACCAATTGTCTCCAGGGAAAGTCTTTGAATGTGGGTTCTGAGAGGTCCCGGAGATTGCGTCCGGCTTTGAGCGGGATCTTTATCGCCGACTCGGAATGCGAGTTCAGACCTTCGGAACTCCCAACTGGACCCGAAAGAAGCGCCTCTATCTTGTCCCAGAGCCTGGTCTCCGAGTCTTCGAGGTCCGTTGGCGCGACGTGGCTCAGACGAAGGTCTCTGGCGGACGAAGCTTTACCTTGAGCCCAGGTCCATTCGGCCATCGGAACGAGCCACAAAAAACCCAGCACAAGCAACCATATCCCAGTGAAAGCGAAAGAAGACATAACCCTCTAACCAGCAATAAAACGGAATAAGCCCCGCTTTTATCAACGGGGTCCTTTAATGCATTGCTTAATAAAATAATATAACGGCGGCTAGAGTCAAGGATAAATCACTGGAAGGCATGATCAGCCACTTTCATGCAGCTACCTCATGAAGATGGAGAGAAATCTCTCGCCGCAGAGATCGCGGACCATATTCCCTCGTCATTCCTGCGAACGCAGGAATCCAGGATCGTTTTCCCGGACTTCCTGGGAACATTCGATAGTGCCTGTTCTCCGGGTTCTGTACGATTAGGGGTCCTGTGCAGCCGCCTCAAGTGGCTGATCGGTTACGACGTGACCTAAAACATCATATTGTCTCAAGTGAAGCTTTCATGGCCCGGTCGCGGGCCCATGCCTCGATCTTCTGGATACGCTCCCGCATGGTCCTCGAAAGAGGCACTATGTTTCTCAAGGCATTGGCAAGAATGTGCTCGGAGAGTTCCGCCTTCCGGGACGTGCTCTCGAATATCGCCGATATGACGCCCTGCTCGATTTCCGCACCGTTAAGCCCTTCGGTCGAGGCCGCGAGGTAATCCATATCGAACTTGGCGGGGTCCACATTCCTTTTCCGCATATGAATCGTCAGAATCTGCTTTCTTTCTTCCTTGGACGGCAGCCCCATGTAAAACAGCTCGTCGAAACGACCCTTGCGGAGTATCTCCGGCGGCAGAACTTCCACTTCATTTGCCGTAGCCCCCACGAAAACAGGCGCTGTCTTCTCCTGCATCCAGGTGAGAAACAGCGCGAGCACTCTGGCTTCCTTGCCCCCTCCTTGCTTTTGCTGTTGGTTCGCGATTCCGGCTTCGATCTCGTCTATCCACAGGACGCAAGGAGCAACTGCCTCCGCGGTCTTGATCGCGTTTCTCATGGCTTCTTCGGGTGGACCCGCGAGCCCGTCGTAGAGCCGCCCCATGTCGAGCCTCAGGAGGGGCAGTTTCCAGTAGGCCGCGATGGCCTTTATGCAAAGGCTCTTGCCGCAACCGCTGACGCCCATGACCAAAATGCCTTTCGGCGTCAAACCCTTCTTGGTCGCTTCGGAGGAGAACGCGGTGTTTCGTTCCTTCAGCCATTTCTTGAGGTTGACAAGGCCGCCGATCTCCCAGGAGCCAGCCTGAGCGTTCACGAACTCCAGGATACCGCTTTTCCTGACCAAAGCCGCTTTTGCCAGCAGGACCAGGTCCACTGTCTTCCCGGAGATTGAAGCCTGGTTTGCCAGCGCAGTGTGGAAAACATCCGCCGCCTCATCCCAGGTGAACCCCGAAGCGGCCCGCGCGATTTTGTCACGCAGGTCCGGCGTGAGCGACTTTCTGAGCGAAGCTGCGTGCGGGTGGCCTTCAAGGCATGCGTCGAAGAGCTTTGACAACTCCTCGAAACGCGGCAACGGCACGTCTTCCACCTTGAAAAAAGGAAACAGCTCTTCGGGCAGATTCAACTGGGGACTAACAAAGAAGACCTTGTTCCGGCCCGATCTCAACCGCCGGGCGGCTTCTTTCAATTGTCGAATCAATTGCGGGCTGTGATCTACGAGGAGGTGGAGGTCTTTGAAGATGAGAACAGCCGGTTCCTCGAGTCCCACGAACCTTGCCAGACCTTGGACAGGGTCAGTCGATTGCTCAACCACATCATGGCCTCTAGCCAGGCCGTCAAGACAAGACCAGGAATACACGGCCGTCGGCTCTGGCATGGCTTTTTCTACTGCGTCGCCGACAAGCTTTTCCACCCGATCCTCTTCCGAGGAAATCAGGTAGATCAATGAACCCTTACCGGTAACGAGGTCTTGAATTTTTTTCAGAAGCATGATTCCAGTCCCTATATGTCAAGAATGCCATATTCCGCCCGCATTTCCAAGGTACTACGGGGCCTTTGCACAAAAAAAGAGACGGAATGGATGCCTCGGCGCTTCCCCATACCTCGACATAAGCATTGAGTCAGTGTGACGAAAGACTGTCAATTGCGAGCGCAGCGAAGCAATCTTAATTTCGGTGGGACGGGCATCTTTCCCGTCATTTCAATAGACAGGCGGGACGCCTGTCCCACCAATGGATATTGCTGTCCGCGAAACACGGGATTTCACTCCTCACAATCAAAGAGGACCGACAGTTGCCGCGCTCAGCCAAAAATGACTGAAGAATTAGCGTAGGAGCCTGTTATTTTTCTTGACATAATTGGTTCGACTCGTCTAGGCTCGAAGCGGGGGATTTCTAACTACACTTCTTAATCACTTCTATCTTTGCCATTGGGGTGCGGTCCGTAATTCGGGTTCAACGAGTCTTTCCCGCTTGGACGCGGCTGCCTTGTGCTGGAGGCTCAAATGCTTTCCCGGTGCGCATCGGTTTTGGTCTTAGCTTTCTGCTTATTCGTCTTCGGGAGGGGGACAACTCTCGCTCAAAGCCTTGATTTGTCCGGCGCGGAAAACCAATGGTTTTACGGGTACTACGGTCAGCTGGGCAGTCGAGGTTTCTTCGGCGATTACAATGTGGATGCGAGTTCCACAGGTGGCAATTTCGCATCTCTCAACGCTTGGGTAGGCAATCGGCCATTCCCGGACATAGGATTTCTTGTCAGCGGAACCAATGCCAGTCTTTCTTCGCTTTCCCTTGCCATCACGCCAAGGTACGGAAATGAGTGGGTGATTCTTAAGGCGCGGTACAACATCAACGCTTACAATACTGGCACTGCCCCCGGCGCCCTGGTGCCTATTTCTCCGGGTCAACTCACCTTGTGGTCGGTCCAGGT
Encoded here:
- a CDS encoding L,D-transpeptidase, yielding MSSFAFTGIWLLVLGFLWLVPMAEWTWAQGKASSARDLRLSHVAPTDLEDSETRLWDKIEALLSGPVGSSEGLNSHSESAIKIPLKAGRNLRDLSEPTFKDFPWRQLVPGIRSLRPLNEGLTKLASLNPSVPAANKGGATLLDFWEGFSLPGRLVGDPVHLFSKFVIEVDRGRYTVSLYGMRNGEDKSLLFTCRAGLGSSEYPTPRGTYYLLRIFDDHPIWIPPPDRDWAWGQMPSRSVYGGHMMPLFMKRAGKNFDDKNGDVVEDLDWVAPPMQMVDSGGYRVHGTDSPWSIGSAQSHGCIRLLNSSVQRLADTLKMYVGTTTRGETPNGKFITLARPVKIVLY
- a CDS encoding AAA family ATPase, which produces MLLKKIQDLVTGKGSLIYLISSEEDRVEKLVGDAVEKAMPEPTAVYSWSCLDGLARGHDVVEQSTDPVQGLARFVGLEEPAVLIFKDLHLLVDHSPQLIRQLKEAARRLRSGRNKVFFVSPQLNLPEELFPFFKVEDVPLPRFEELSKLFDACLEGHPHAASLRKSLTPDLRDKIARAASGFTWDEAADVFHTALANQASISGKTVDLVLLAKAALVRKSGILEFVNAQAGSWEIGGLVNLKKWLKERNTAFSSEATKKGLTPKGILVMGVSGCGKSLCIKAIAAYWKLPLLRLDMGRLYDGLAGPPEEAMRNAIKTAEAVAPCVLWIDEIEAGIANQQQKQGGGKEARVLALFLTWMQEKTAPVFVGATANEVEVLPPEILRKGRFDELFYMGLPSKEERKQILTIHMRKRNVDPAKFDMDYLAASTEGLNGAEIEQGVISAIFESTSRKAELSEHILANALRNIVPLSRTMRERIQKIEAWARDRAMKASLETI
- a CDS encoding transposase translates to FESEEEFKKELEQYIYYYNNLRPHQALGGKTPLEFLESCPRIT